The stretch of DNA caattcttgacacactcaaaccggtgcgccttcCACCtagtaccataccccgttcaaaagcaccctctgaatggcacacaatccatgtctcaatgccTGTCACCTCCCCTTCATCTCCACTGATTAAAGTGTATTTAACAGGTGTCACCAATAAGGGAACATAGACTGACCatgtgaatccaagtgaaagctatgtcatagaaagagcagatgttcctaatgttttgtacactcagtgtattggtCTGGACAATCTATATACCAAAAATGATTAAGATCTGATTATTTGAACGTGTATTCACTTCACTTGATTTgtgaaatgtgtaaaaaaaaaaagaaaagaaattgACCTCGTGTGTCCAAAGACTAAATATAGAAAAAATATAGAAACAGCTATAGTTCAAACAACAATGAGTTGAATCATATTTGGCACAGGTACAACACTATATGCttttaaacaaatacattctGAAAAGTATTTTAAAATACATATGCTGAAGTCATtttaatgatttaaaaaaaatttttctCAAAGTCCCAACTTTGATTGGCAGTGGAAGTATGATAGATAATGACAATCTTAATATTTCAATGTGGCCTGTGTAGACACTTGTACTATGTTGACACCAAATGTCATGCAATAACACCAAACATAATTTGTTCAGTGGTGCATTTTGATATTGTATTAAATACCGTACCCTGGCGTGAATGGGTTAATACACATTAAAATGAATAAACAGGCTAATGATGAGAATCATGACCCCGTTTTACAAAATCCATCTAACGTTACTGGATGGAAATCTGATGTGCTGTTTTATGGTATCAGGCCAGTACTATTGGTCCCATATACTATATATGTTGACGTAATATTTCATGATGttgatattttttacattttcaataaTTAATACATTCATAATTCAATGTTTCTAACATAATTATTTTCCACAATAGTACATTTCCACATGCAGTTATCCATGTCAATATTACATATTCTAATCTCTCAGTAATGGTTTCAGTAAATGAAAGTCAGATTCCATTGTCACAATGTAGGCTTTACAAGTCATTTCTTCATTCTTACATCCGTGAACTGGGAACAGCCATAAAAATGACTTACCTGTAAACAAAGATGGTTTAGTGTGGGTTTAGAAACCCTGTGCCAGTAATGGGTTTAGAAACCCTGTGCCAGTAATTTCCATTAAATGATTTTATCTTCTGCTAGGCGGACTTAATCCACAGGACGGCACTATTGTATTGCACAGATCTCTTCTGTTCAGCTCACTCACGTATTTCCGGTTTCATCTACATGTGGTCTCCTGACTTATTTTTCTTCCTTTGACCTCCTGCATCAAGAGTGTGCAGTCATGGTACGTTTTCGCTACCAATTGCTAATTTGTAACCCAcaactatttaaaaaatgtatttaagctAGTTTATATTGTATGTAGGAGATAATGTGTTGCAACTATTGTTCTCCCTCCCGGCCCTAGAGCGTATTAACAGGAATTGGTTAGTGAACGTTAGCTAAGCAAACACTTCCAATGCAATGTGGTTAAGCTACTTGGCAACTAGTTAACGTTACTGAAATTGCTAGAACGCAACGGGGCACATGTTAAATCGGAGAGAAGCCTTAACTATAGTATCTTTGGGACAGTCATTTACTTAATTTTTTATAATTTATCTAGGTAAACGTACCGAAGACCCGCAGGACTTATTGCAAGAAATGTAAGAAACATCAAACTCACAAAGTTACCCAGTACAAGAAGGGGAAGGATTCTCTGTATGCACAGGGTAAGTTTCTTATAGTCTAACCACAAATAGAACAACGAGACAGATATCACCGGATGTATAATTGTGAATCATCTGCATTttgtttccactcactaccaaatatggtactgagaggaagcccagtggcagGCAGTGGGAGGAGATGGATTTTGGCTGACATTCTGAAAATTCTCATCCATGAAACATTTGACTTGAATAGTTATCTGTTCCCACAActataatctgttatgaacagagtcgACTACATTTTGTGGACTTTACCTTTtgtaaaagtaaaaaattattttaaaaaagtGTTATTTAGAAGTACTAAGgtaaattgagttattgcacatgcACCTCACAGGGTAGGCTATGCAGATACATGCTAGTAAGGGCCagtaggatctcgctagctcgtgcttggctctgctctCCTTGCATGATATGActaatttgttcccattggaaacaacAGGCTGTGGTCTCTTGGTTTAGTTAGAATAAATCTTTGGTCTAAAGTTACTTTCCTTGTCTGCTTGAACATTCACATGTATAATGTGTGGTATCTACCTTGGCATGCATTTATCAGGTAACTGTTTTTCAGGCAAAAGGAGATATGACAGAAAGCAATCTGGTTATGGTGGCCAGACCAAGCCTATTTTCAGGAAGAAGGTATGGAATAATCATAATGGGAAAATATTTACAAATTCACCTTGTCTTCCCCTCCTACAGATGGGACATGTTTGTTTGCAAATTGCCACTGTCTTCAGGTTTATTCTCCATGTCAATACTCAGTCTATTAGTCAGCACACATCATTTCCATCTTTTTATGTTACTTGCTCAAACCCTTGTGATTTCTCCTGCAGGCTAAAACTACAAAGAAGATCGTGTTGAGGCTGGAGTGTGTGGAGCCCAACTGTCGGCAAAAGAGAATGGTGCCCATCAAGAGATGCAAACACTTTGAACTGGGAGGAGACAAGAAGAGAAAGGTAAGCATACTGGTTCTCCCCAGTTTTGAGAGCCAACAAACTTGGCTTCTACTCTAAGCCTAATGGCAAACCAGAACATTGTTTGGAAATAAGGCAGTAGGCAGACAGTGGTGTTAATGAGATTGAGTTAATAGGTGGTGATTTGAATTTCTTTGCAACAATCTGAAATACCAATTTCTTATGTCTTTTTTTCTCACTCTTTCAGGGCCAGGTCATCCAGTTTTGAGCTCTCTTTTCTTGGGTCACTTGTCAATAAAATATGTATTCTAACT from Oncorhynchus kisutch isolate 150728-3 linkage group LG28, Okis_V2, whole genome shotgun sequence encodes:
- the rpl36a gene encoding 60S ribosomal protein L36a — translated: MVNVPKTRRTYCKKCKKHQTHKVTQYKKGKDSLYAQGKRRYDRKQSGYGGQTKPIFRKKAKTTKKIVLRLECVEPNCRQKRMVPIKRCKHFELGGDKKRKGQVIQF